GAGGTAGAGGTCGAAGGTTCGATACGCGTCCTAGTCAGCGGGGGTGACGGAGAGGAAGACCCGCAGTACGAAACGCTCGTCGAATCGCGTACGAAGAAGCTCTCAGACCTCGAAACGTGGGAGGACGTCATCCGGTGGGACAAGACGGACGGCCCCATCGCCCGCTGGGGGTTCGATATTGTCGACGTGACGAAACTCCGCTAACATCCTATCCTCTCGTCTGGCGGACGTCCGACCGAATCGACGAGAGCGCTGCGGCGAGGTCGTCGGACTCGCGGAAATCCAATGATTGTGACGACTGCCCTCGCGCCGAGAACTCCGTCTGTTCGAGCATTAGCACCTGCCCGTCTAATTCGGGGACTTCGTACGCTTTCCTAGGGACAAGCGATGCTTTCGGGGCGACGTCGACGCTTCCCCCGAGTGCATCCGAGGTGAGTCGTCTCTCCAACTCTGTGCGAGCGAGTGACTCCAGGTCAGCCTCGTTTTCAATGTCGGTCTCGAAGACGACTGCAGGAAACTCGCCGTTCGCGTCGATTTCGGTCTGTGATTCAGCCGTCGCGATGAGGCGTTCTCCGTTGACTTCAGCACCGTAGGCGGTCACTGAGTTCGCGTACTCGCGTGTGTCCTTGTCCCGCTCGACGTCGAGCGTCGTCCAGTCGGCCTGCTCGACGACCTGTCCAGGCGAGCAGATCGTCACGGGCTTCGAGTATTCTTCGTACTCAGTAATCGAGATGAGGCCGTTCCGGGAGACGATCTCTTGGAAGTTCTCGAAGTGGTTGCCGACCAGTTGGCGGTCGTTGATGACCGCGAGCGTGCGCGAAGTCGAACGCGACGTGGTCGCCGATCTCGATGTCTTTCGGTGAGAAGTCGGTGAGCTGGGCGTCGGTGATCATCGGTAGGCACGCTCCACGCCGAACTTGACGGCGCGCTCGAAGATCTCACGGTCTTTCCCCTGCAGCGACTCCAGTGACTTCGCATGACGGATGAAGCGATAGATCGCCTCGACATCGATCCGGAAGCCTTCCTCCTCCATGCGGTCGACGAGCATAGGGACGCGGTCGACGAGCTCCTGCGTCGAGAGGATGTCCGAGTTTGCCGTCAGCCGGACCGACCCGCACGTTCCGCAGGCGGTGCTCGGTCGGTAGATGTCCCGGTAGCCGTACGCGTCGGTCTCGTCGACGGCGACCGTGCGCTCCGCAGTCGGGAGACGGTCGACGTGCTCGAAGTCCCGGTAGCCGACGGTGTGCGTTACGCGCCCCGTGAGTGTCCGTTTGCACCGCTCGAAGCAGTGGTTACAGATTTCGTGGTTGTACCAGATGGCCTGCTCGAACGCGTCTTCGGGGCGTTCGGGTGGCGTTTCTGTACGCGGGAGTGTGGACTGGGGTCTCTGGGTGTGTTCGGCGAGAGACATGGTTACGAGAAATGCTGAGCTACGGGACAATCGCCGCCCGTCCTCGGTTCCCCTCGGGGCGACGACCGGATTGTACGCGTGGCCGTGGGACAACAGTCTCCCCGAGAAGACCGTTGGTTATGTGTGACCACATAGTCAAATCGCCATAAGTTTTGGGTTGCATCGAATGCGTTGAGGGGGTATAGGGGGTGAATCGAAGGGTTAGATGTCTGAAAACGTGAGTTGATTCGTCGACGGTTCGTGTCGACCGCGGTCCTCCCCGGGGAGCTTTGCTGGTGTGAACTCCGCGAGGTAGTCCCAGCACACACAACATAAACCCCAGAGGCTCTGTTGAATCGCTCAATGACTGATATGAACAGTGTGCTGAATATAGAGGATGTACTCACCAATCGAGTATCATTCGCTTCGCGCTCTTGGTGACGAAACAACCGGTAGTGGGGTGTACGTACTTCCCAAACTCAGTTGTAATACTGCACTCTCGTCTTGTTGACAACCTTATCGCTATCGACCTCAGCGAGAGTTCCTCGGCGAAATTCTTCCACCGGGGGATTTCGAAGTGGCTATATCCGACGGTGAGAGTGACACCGAGAGTAGAGTCGAGGAAATAATGTCCATAAAGAGAACGAACCAGATGGACCTATTCTTCCGAATGGCCCGCGAGTTCCCCGTCCGCACCGGAATCTTCACGTTTGGTCTTCCGTTGTTTGCGCTCCTCCAGTTGATTAACGGCATCGTGTACGGCGGTTCGCTCCCACTTATCGGCCTCTTTGCGGCGCTGACGGCTGCGTATTCGGTACACGTTACTACCTATCACGTCGCAGCGTATCGGCGAGAGCAGCTAGCACAAGAGTGGATCGAAAACAACTAGCGTGGCATCCGAAGATGCCCTTCAGGTAACCCTCTCAGGTTGCTGTTCTTCGGGCTTCCGCTTGCTTGCGGTCCTCGCGCGCCTCGTAGGCACTGTAGGCACCGAGGGCGAACGCAAGGAGGCCGACGATGATGTCGTTCCAAAACGCCAAGTCGTTGGTGGCCTCTGTGAATCCCGCGTCAGCGCCGAACATGAACGGCGCTGCGATGAGCCACAGACCCAACAGCGCAGCGACTGAAGCGGCAGCGATGCTTCCAACCTTTTCGTTCGATCGGCGGGAGTAATTGTACGCGCCGACGGCGAACAGGAGGCCGCCGATGATGACGTCGTTCCCGAACTGCGTGGCTGTGATGTCGAACACGAACGCTTGAATCACCATCCACAGCCCAAGCAGCGCGATGACTGCCGATAATCCCTTGCCGCTCTCGTCCGGGTTCGCGCTCTGGCTGCGCGACCGCTCTTCCGTAGTATTGTTACTCATATCAGATTCCTCTCTTGTTGGGAGGCTGTCAATGGATGTAAGCGCGCTACTTGCAACGGCCAGTAGAGGAGAAGCGGAACTTCCCCTCCGCTAAACAATGTAATATGCGATGTCGGCGCTGATCAAGCGAGCCTCTGTACTGATCAATTCAATTCGCTCACATTCGATGCCGCCCCGATGACCGATACGCGCTATCTATTCAGCAGCATCCCTGTGAACTACCAAGGATGTGTTAGAAACACCGTGCGAGATACAGAGGATGAGTTCAGCGCGGCGGCCTCGTTCGTTCCACGTCCAAGAAGCACCCGTTCAGTAGATTGCTTATTGACTGCAATAAATTCAGTTGATCGCTTGGAGAAACTCATCTAACGTATCGGTGAGTTCATCAACCTGTTCTCCATTGATTTCGGCGGAATAGCTGACGATGAAGATGTTCTTCTCATCGGTGCGACGAGCCTCGTCTACTTGTTCGATTCCTTTCCAAATCCCCAGGACTTTGACTTGGCCGTGTTCGGTGTGGTCGTAGGTTCCACCTCGCTCGATAGCCAGATCAGAGTCAGGGTCCGGTAGCTCGTCAGAATCAGCCATATGTACCAATGCTGTGCCGCTAAGCTTGTCTCTGTCGGTAGATACGGTATCTGCTTCCCCTGTACAAAGCGATCACCACTTTCGCAAATCGAATAGAACCTCATGCTGCATTTGCGCCATCTATTCAGCACAGTCGCTGAAACCTACTCAGATACTTTCAGGAAATAACCGGTAAAAACCAATTTCGAATTCCGGAATGAAATCGGGTGACCTGTAAGATTGAAGTAACCGATAACGTGATATTCTATGATATTCATTGAACTGTTATGATGCGGAATATCTGTTGCAGGGAATGTGGCTGTACGCTTTTGTCATTTTCCTCAATGGGTCCAAAGCCGATCGGACAAGATTCGTGCCCAAAGTGTAGTGGAACAGAGTTTTCGTTCAAGTAACCAATATCGGCAACACACCACCTGCTTAGCCCTGACCAGACCGCCGCCCCACGAGCATCGCGACCAGTATGAAGAGATGCACGACGTCGTCGTCGAGAGCCATCTCAGACATGAACGCTTCGTGGTCTTACGTCATCGGTCACCAGCCTCGAGTAGGCGGTTACATCGTTTTACAAGTGCTCTCCTCGCGCTTTTTCGTTCGGACTCCTCGATGAGGACCTCGCGCAGCGACTCGGTGTCCGTGCGTGCGAAGCGGCCGTCGAACTCCAGGAGGTCGTCGTTCGAGACGGCGGCCTGCAGCGACGATTTGGCCTTATGCGACTGGATGTCGCAGTAACTCGCGACGGTGAGGACGGCGCCGAGGGAGACGGTCGACCGCTGCATTCCGCCGGTGTTGTGTTCGACGATCCCCAGGAGTTTGTGGTAGCGGTCGCGACGATCTCCACGGGTATCCTCCTCCTGCTGGACGGGTGCGGTTGCCTGCATCACAGCATCTCCACGTGGTCGTCGGTCGTCTCGACGCGTTCGCCGTCCTCGAGGCCGAGGAGCACGCGCGTACAGTCGCGTCCCTCGACGAGTGTCCCGCGGATGGTGGCGCAGTGGACGTCGCCGGCGTCGTCAGTGTATTCGACCTGTCGGCCGGCGAGGCTGAGGTCGTCTTCTATCTCGTTCGTCGTCTTCGTCGTCGTGTGTTTCGTCTTATTCATCGGAACCGCGGTGTCGTGTGAACTGGTTCACCACAGGTTTCGGCCGGTGTGAACCGACCGGAAATCGGCTGAGGCGACGCAACAACGACGCAACAGCCGATTTACCCACAGCTAACCAACCTTTGCTTACAACTGCTACTCCAACCGTAGTTTCGTGGAGTGCAAGGGCGGTGGTTTTCCGCCGAGTGGCTGCACGTCTACGCCACCCCTCGTTCCGGAATGTCCGTGGTGAACTTGTTCACAGGGACGGGTTCGCCGTGAACTCCCGCGAAGTCTATCTCAAGCGCCTTCTTGATTCGACGGGAGCCACCGCCGTCCTTCGCAGTCGGTTCGAGACGCCCGTCTCGGATGCGTGCCCACTCGAACTCGCTCGCGATGCTGTCGACCAGGTCGTACGAGTAGCGGCGTGAGACGTCGAGCAGGCCCTTGATCTCCGAGGGCGTGACGCGCATCACGTCGTTGCTGTTGTCACGCTTCTGGTCGGCGTAGCGGACGACGGCCGCAATCTTCTGTTCCTTCGTCGTCTTCTCCGCGCCGATGTCACCGAGCGCGTCGAGCTGTTCGTTCAGCCGTTCGTTCTCGGCTTCGAGTTCCTGGACGCGTCTGTGCAGCGAGTCGATCTCGTCGAGAGCGTGGTACGTGGCCTCGATAACGCCGACCTCGCCGTCGTCGTTGGTGCCGCCGACGGTGTTGACGAACTTCCGGAACGCCACACCGAGTGCCTGCTCCTCGTCGTACGCGTCGTCCATCTCCCGGGCGACGTCGTAGTCTCGAGTCACGCCGAACACCCCATTGCTTCCGCTGGAGAACTGCGTATTGCGCGCGAGGGTGTACGGGAGGGTTTAGAAAGTAAAGTTAAATCAGGCTTCGAACCTGAACTGTCAAGCCAGGAGTGGGATTCGAACCCACGAAGTCTCGATTACAAGTCGAGTGCATGAACCGCCCATGCTCTCCTGGCACAGCCGTCAGTTATCGGTCCGTCGGGGCGTTATTATCGTTTTCGACACGCTTCTCCAACTCGACGCGGTGGACGCGGTAGCCCCGTTTTTCGTACAACCGCCGGGCAGCCTCGTTTCCGGCCATCGCTTCGAGGCGGACCACCTCCGCACCAGCGTCGGCGAGGGCGCTCTCGGCGGCGTCCATGAGCGCGGTTCCGACGCCATCGTTTCGGAAGCGCGGTTCGACGTAGACGTTCTGAATCGCGCCGCGAGAAACGTCCTGGGCGTAGCCGTCGGTCTCCGGTCCGAACATAACGAAGCCGACGAGTTCGGAGTCGTCCGCGCGCGCGACGAACAGGCCGCCGGTGACGATATGCCGCGTAATCGCGTCGTGAATTTGGGTGCGGTTCTCCTCGGCGTGGAGGTGTGACCCGAACTCGCGCTGTCCGACGGCGAGCGCCACCCACATCTCGGCGATACGCGCTGCCTCGTCCATCCTCGCCGGTTCTATCTGTACGTTCACGGGGGGTCGTCTACGACTCGCCGAATCCTGTCGGTTCCGTTCGGTGCGATAGAGTATTTTTCCACACATGTCCGTATAGAGTTTTCTGAAATCGGCAGGTGGAACTTCCTTCGAGGCTCTGGATGAAGAAACTTTTATAAGTGTTTCCCGTCCGCACATATCATGGTGATAGTTAGCAATGGGTGTCGCTGAAACCTACTCTCGGGGCCGTCAGTTCGTCGAGAGACGACCGCTGACGCACACCCTCGGCGCTGCGGCGGGGGTACTTCTCGTAGTATATCTTCTCTGGGTGCTCGTCTCACAGCTCGCAACTGGACAGCTACAGATACACGACCTCGCCGAGTTGGTGTGGGACGGGTTGATGCGCGGACTCGTCATTGGACTCGCCGGAGTCGGTCTCTCGATGACGTACAGTATTCTGAACTTCGCGAACTTCTCGCACGGCGATTACATCTCGGCGGGTGCGTTCTCCGGGTGGGCGACGACGTACCTCGTCGCCGGTCTCGGCCGCGCGGACATCGGGTCGCTGTTGCTCGTGGGCGCTGGCGGGTCGGTGTTCGGCGGCGCGCTGGGCATCGGCGTCTCAACGACGCCGCTGGCGGTCGTCCTCGGCGTCGTCATCGCGGGCGTTGGCACGGTGCTTCTGTCGCTGTTCGTCGACCGAACCGTGTTCAAACCGCTGCGCAATGAGGGCGGAATTACGCTTCTCATCGCCAGTATCGGCGTCGCGTTCGCGCTTCGGTACCTCATGCAGTTCGTCTTCGGCTCCGAGGTTCGGGGGACGACTTCGCAGCCGCCCGCGTACTCGTTCTACGTCATCGACGGGTGGCTCCGCGTCAACTACCACGATATGACGTTATTCGTTATCGCCGTCGGCTTGATGCTCGCGGTCCACCTGCTCCTGCAGCGGAGCAAACTCGGCAAGGCGATGCGCGCGATGGCCGACAACGGTGACCTCGCACGCATCACCGGCATCCCGACCGAACACGTCGTTCGCTGGACGTGGATCATCGGCGGCGCACTCACCGGCGTCGCGGGCTACATGTTCGTCCTCTGGAAAGGGACGCTCGCGTTCGACGACGGGTGGCTGCTCCTGCTGTTGATCTTCGCGGCGGTCATCCTCGGCGGCATCGGGTCGGTGTACGGCGCTATCGCCGGTGGCATCGTCATCGGTCTCACTGCGTCGATGGCAGTCATCTGGATACCGTCGGCGTTCGCCCGTGCCGCTGCGTTCGTCGTGATGATTCTCATCCTGCTCGTTCGTCCGCAGGGCATCTTCGCCGGGAGGTCGACGGCATGAGCGCCGACGCCGATTCGGGCGAAAACGCGACGAGGAGCCGCGTCGACGACGTGATGGGGAGGCTCCGAGACGGCGACACGGGGTTGATTCTCCTCGTCCTCGGCGGCATCTATCTCGCGTACATCCTCAGCGGCGTCGTCCTCGGCTACCAACTCCGCGGGCAGCTGAACTCCGTGGCAGCGCTGACGTTTTACATCGGCGTGTTCGGGCTGCTGGCGCTGGCGCTGAACCTCCACTGGGGTTACACCGGGCTGTTCAACATCGGTGTCGTCGGCTTCATGGCCGTAGGCATCTACGTGATGGCGCTCGTCTCGAAACCCGTCTACACGCCGGGCGGCGCGGCGCAGGTCGGTGGACTCGGACTCCCGCTGTGGGTCGGCGTGCTCGCCGGGATGCTCGCGGCGGCGGTGTTCGGCTTCGTCGTCGCGCTCCCGGCGTTACGGTTGCGAGCGGACTACCTCGCCATCGTCACCATCGCGATGTCCGAAATCGTCCGCTTCTCGTTTCTCGCCGGCGAGTTCCAACAGTTCCAACTGTTCGGCGAGCGTGTCGGCTTCGGCGGCGGGTCGGGACTCATCCTCGACTACACACAGCCGCTGGAGGCGTTCTTCAGAGCGTTCGGACTCTGGGACGCGTATCTCAGCTTCGTGGGGGCGTTCGGCACGTTCGGGCCGCTGAACCTGAACAACCCGAAACCCATCGTCGACAACCTCGTCTACGGTGGGGTGCTGTTGCTGTTCGTCGCGGGCTACTACTGGCTGCTGAAGCGCACCGGCGAGTCGCCGTTCGGACGCGTCCTGAAGGCGATTCGCGAGGACGAGGACGTGGCGAACGCGCTCGGCAAGAACACGAACCAGTTCAAGATCAAGTCGTTCATGCTCGGCTGTGCGCTCATGGGTCTCGCTGGGATTCTCTGGCTGGCCGGACAGGGTGCGGTGACGCCGAACTTCTTCCGCCCGCGTATCACCTTCTTCGTCTGGATCGCGCTCATCATCGGCGGAGCCGGGTCGAACACGGGGAGCGTCCTCGGCGGCGCCATCTTCGCCGGGGTGCTGTATCAGGGACCGCTCTACCTCAAGAACGTCCTGGAGGCGGTGCTCCCGCAGACCGACGCGCCGAACGGGTTCGGACCGGCGGTCGCGCCGATCTTCCAGTCGCTCGACCCGCTCCCGTTCGTCTGGTACACCCTCGACAGCATCCGACAGCTCCAGTTGGTCATCATGGGTCTCGTACTCATCTGGCTGATGCACAACCGCCCGGAGGGGCTGTTGGGCCATCGCAAGGAGATCGCGGCGAGTATCGACCTCTCGCGTCCGGATAGTCCGTCGTCGACACCGACGGCAGCGACAGACGGGGGCGAGCGCGATGAGTGAAGCGAGCGGACCGAACGAGGCGACCGACGAGACGGAGACGACCGACGAGATGACGGACACGACGACCCAGTCGACGGCGACCGAACAGCAACCGACCGAGACGCACGACGCCGGAACCACTGCCTCCGACGCGGCGGAGTATCCGCTCCGCGTCGAGAACCTCCGCAAGACGTTCGGAGGCATCGTCGCCGTCGACGACGCGAGTTTCGAGGTCGAACGCGGCACGCTCACGGGCCTCATCGGTCCCAACGGTGCCGGGAAGTCGACGACGTTCAACCTCATCACGGGGATGTACACGCCCGACGCGGGACGCGTCGTCTTCAACGGCGAAGAGATCACGGGACTGCCGCCGTACCGCGTCGCCGACAGGGGACTCGTCCGGACGTTCCAGATCGCCCGCGAACTCTCCGAGATGACCGTCCTGGAGAACATGATGCTCGCGCCGAAGCAGCAGCGCGGCGAAGCGCTGTGGCGCTCGGTGACGCCGGGCGTCCGAAACGACGTCGTTCGACAGGAGGAAGAGTTGCTCGACAGGGCGTGGGAGATGCTCGACTTCTTCGAGATAGACCACCTCGCCGAGGAGTACGCGGGCAACCTCTCGGGCGGTCAACGGAAACTGCTGGAGATGGCGCGCGCGCTCCTGACGGACCCCGATATGCTGCTTCTGGACGAACCGTTCGCGGGCGTCAACCCGTCGCTGGAGCGCCGTCTGCTCGAACACGTCCACGAACTGCGCGAGCAGGGTTACACGTTCCTGTTAGTCGAACACGATATGGACCTCATCATGGAGAACTGCGAGCACGTCATCGTGATGCACCAAGGGAGGGTGCTCACCGAAGGGACGCCCGCCGACATTAAGCAGAACAAACAGGTCGTCGAAGCGTACCTCGGAGGGAACGTATGACGCTGCTGAAGGTGCGCGACCTCGACGCCGGCTACGGCGACTTGCAGATCCTCACCGACGTGGATCTGGACGTCGAGGAGAGCGAGTACGTCACCATCGTCGGCCCCAATGGGGCAGGAAAGTCGACGGTGATGAAGTCCGTCTTCGGCCTCACGAGCCACATGGGCGGCACGGTGACGTTCGCCGACTCGGAGATCACCGGCGCGAACCCCGAGGA
This genomic stretch from Haloprofundus salilacus harbors:
- a CDS encoding SPW repeat protein; the protein is MSNNTTEERSRSQSANPDESGKGLSAVIALLGLWMVIQAFVFDITATQFGNDVIIGGLLFAVGAYNYSRRSNEKVGSIAAASVAALLGLWLIAAPFMFGADAGFTEATNDLAFWNDIIVGLLAFALGAYSAYEAREDRKQAEARRTAT
- a CDS encoding GNAT family N-acetyltransferase, with protein sequence MNVQIEPARMDEAARIAEMWVALAVGQREFGSHLHAEENRTQIHDAITRHIVTGGLFVARADDSELVGFVMFGPETDGYAQDVSRGAIQNVYVEPRFRNDGVGTALMDAAESALADAGAEVVRLEAMAGNEAARRLYEKRGYRVHRVELEKRVENDNNAPTDR
- a CDS encoding branched-chain amino acid ABC transporter permease, which produces MRGLVIGLAGVGLSMTYSILNFANFSHGDYISAGAFSGWATTYLVAGLGRADIGSLLLVGAGGSVFGGALGIGVSTTPLAVVLGVVIAGVGTVLLSLFVDRTVFKPLRNEGGITLLIASIGVAFALRYLMQFVFGSEVRGTTSQPPAYSFYVIDGWLRVNYHDMTLFVIAVGLMLAVHLLLQRSKLGKAMRAMADNGDLARITGIPTEHVVRWTWIIGGALTGVAGYMFVLWKGTLAFDDGWLLLLLIFAAVILGGIGSVYGAIAGGIVIGLTASMAVIWIPSAFARAAAFVVMILILLVRPQGIFAGRSTA
- a CDS encoding branched-chain amino acid ABC transporter permease, with the protein product MSADADSGENATRSRVDDVMGRLRDGDTGLILLVLGGIYLAYILSGVVLGYQLRGQLNSVAALTFYIGVFGLLALALNLHWGYTGLFNIGVVGFMAVGIYVMALVSKPVYTPGGAAQVGGLGLPLWVGVLAGMLAAAVFGFVVALPALRLRADYLAIVTIAMSEIVRFSFLAGEFQQFQLFGERVGFGGGSGLILDYTQPLEAFFRAFGLWDAYLSFVGAFGTFGPLNLNNPKPIVDNLVYGGVLLLFVAGYYWLLKRTGESPFGRVLKAIREDEDVANALGKNTNQFKIKSFMLGCALMGLAGILWLAGQGAVTPNFFRPRITFFVWIALIIGGAGSNTGSVLGGAIFAGVLYQGPLYLKNVLEAVLPQTDAPNGFGPAVAPIFQSLDPLPFVWYTLDSIRQLQLVIMGLVLIWLMHNRPEGLLGHRKEIAASIDLSRPDSPSSTPTAATDGGERDE
- a CDS encoding ABC transporter ATP-binding protein, whose amino-acid sequence is MSEASGPNEATDETETTDEMTDTTTQSTATEQQPTETHDAGTTASDAAEYPLRVENLRKTFGGIVAVDDASFEVERGTLTGLIGPNGAGKSTTFNLITGMYTPDAGRVVFNGEEITGLPPYRVADRGLVRTFQIARELSEMTVLENMMLAPKQQRGEALWRSVTPGVRNDVVRQEEELLDRAWEMLDFFEIDHLAEEYAGNLSGGQRKLLEMARALLTDPDMLLLDEPFAGVNPSLERRLLEHVHELREQGYTFLLVEHDMDLIMENCEHVIVMHQGRVLTEGTPADIKQNKQVVEAYLGGNV